A window from Vulpes vulpes isolate BD-2025 chromosome 9, VulVul3, whole genome shotgun sequence encodes these proteins:
- the LOC140594038 gene encoding olfactory receptor 9S13-like — MPFQSNGNLSKVYVQDFVLEGFAGGLETQALLFAVFLALYMVTVLGNLLMIIVITLDAQLHSPMYFFLKNLSFVDLCYSSVIAPNALANFFSSSKVITFAGCATQFFFLSLMATTEGFLLGVMAYDRFMAICSPLRYPSTMCQSACTRLVLGAYCGGCFNSVVQTSFTFHLPFCSSNRINHFFCDVPPLLQIACGNTAINELLMFGICGLLLVAVTIVILISYGYITVTILRMGSGAGRRKIFSTCGSHMTAVTLFFGTLFVMYAQPGAIESMEQGKVVSVFYTLVIPMLNPLIYSLRNKDVKEALWRLGQKHMAMWRMC, encoded by the coding sequence ATGCCATTTCAGAGTAATGGAAACCTCTCCAAGGTCTACGTTCAAGATTTTGTGCTGGAGGGATTTGCAGGTGGCCTTGAGACTCAGGCCCTGCTCTTTGCTGTATTCCTGGCCCTGTACATGGTGactgtcctgggtaacctcctCATGATCATTGTTATCACCCTGGATGCCCAACTGCACTCCccaatgtacttcttcctcaagaACCTCTCCTTTGTGGACTTGTGCTACTCATCTGTGATCGCCCCCAATGCACTGGCCAACTTCTTCTCCTCATCCAAGGTCATCACCTTTGCAGGATGTGccacccagtttttctttttatccctgaTGGCCACAACTGAAGGCTTCCTCCTGGGTGTCATGGCCTACGACCGCTTCATGGCCATCTGTAGCCCCTTGCGCTACCCCAGCACCATGTGCCAGTCTGCCTGCACTCGCCTGGTGCTGGGCGCCTACTGTGGAGGCTGCTTCAACTCTGTTGTGCAGACCAGCTTCACATTCCACCTCCCATTCTGCAGCTCCAACCGCAtcaaccacttcttctgtgatgtgCCCCCTCTGCTCCAGATCGCCTGTGGCAACACGGCCATCAATGAACTTCTCATGTTTGGCATCTGTGGGCTCCTCCTTGTGGCTGTGACGATTGTGATCCTCATCTCCTATGGCTACATCACAGTGACCATCCTGAGGATGGGATCAGGAGCTGGGAGACGCAAGAtcttctccacctgtggctcccacatgACTGCAGTGACCCTCTTTTTTGGGACTCTCTTTGTCATGTATGCCCAGCCAGGAGCAATTGAGTCCATGGAGCAGGGCAAGGTGGTCTCTGTCTTCTACACGCTGGTCATCCCAATGCTCAATCCCCTCATCTACAGTCTGCgaaacaaggatgtgaaggaggCCCTGTGGAGGCTGGGACAGAAACACATGGCCATGTGGAGGATGTGCTGA